The following coding sequences lie in one Corynebacterium humireducens NBRC 106098 = DSM 45392 genomic window:
- a CDS encoding DUF421 domain-containing protein, translating to MERVERFLEELLIEPWRIPVIIATATGIYLGFMLLAKLFGSRVLMAMTASDAVVVIMFGAVAGRVIIGHPPTLVAGLIGLATLMVLEAAFGMLRRFTGWGRVLSRRPVLVVSEGQMLVDAMRSAHLSRTDVYTAVRRAGLASLEQVQAMVLEPTGTMSVIRTGQPFDPVVLRGVDGY from the coding sequence GTGGAGCGTGTGGAACGCTTCTTGGAGGAACTGCTCATCGAGCCGTGGCGCATCCCCGTCATCATCGCCACCGCGACCGGCATCTACCTGGGGTTCATGCTGCTGGCCAAGCTCTTCGGCTCGCGGGTGCTCATGGCGATGACCGCCTCGGACGCGGTGGTGGTCATCATGTTCGGCGCTGTAGCCGGGCGTGTCATCATCGGCCATCCGCCTACGCTGGTCGCCGGGCTCATCGGCCTGGCGACGCTCATGGTGCTGGAGGCGGCGTTCGGCATGCTCCGGCGTTTCACCGGGTGGGGGAGGGTGCTGAGCAGACGCCCGGTCCTCGTCGTCTCGGAGGGGCAGATGCTTGTCGACGCCATGCGTTCCGCCCATCTCAGCCGCACCGACGTCTACACCGCGGTGCGGCGCGCCGGCCTCGCCTCGCTGGAGCAGGTGCAGGCGATGGTGCTGGAGCCGACGGGCACGATGTCGGTGATCCGCACCGGCCAGCCTTTCGACCCGGTGGTGCTCCGCGGGGTCGACGGGTACTGA
- a CDS encoding bifunctional metallophosphatase/5'-nucleotidase, whose product MSLRRFGRFLAATTTAALALSLAPAALAQDNTVEFSVSNITDFHGRLAEDDYNKEMGAALIAGLNNTINGDENVFTTSGDNVGGSAFISAITDDEYTIDFLNAAGVEASAVGNHEFDQGQDDLLNRIIPNSDFPILGANVYKEDDTRLLNASTVIEKNGVKIGFVGTVATTTADKVSPAGIAGLEFRDPIAETNAEAQRLKDSGEADVVIALFHEDAARYVDGFDETYVDFLFGGDSHQQYAVADAPLPYAQSLEYGKVLTDVDFTFNTDTKTIDSIAIKQYDYAAVEELGIEEDPEVAQIVAEAKAQADVIGEEVIATIDNSFYRGSNADADAGSNRGVESTLNHLIAEAQRASLGALLGQEIQIGFMNAGGVRADLPAGEVTYADVVTIQPFGNEVSVATMTGQAVLDTLENQWKPGGERPRLALGVSEGFTYTYDPAAEQGERIIDARLNGEPIDPNADYTVAASTFLFEGGDGLINPDDVRNINLVGYMDVQALIDYLKANESVEPRLKQSDIAVTVEEGELVTGETVTLNLASLNYSTAGEPIAENVTVALGTTEVTAAIDNDFSQITTGLGEHGTATVELVVPEGEWTLADLVITTDAKQVAAPTPPADKNGGSAESSFGSAKSSLGSAKSSLSSVGSSR is encoded by the coding sequence GTGTCTCTCCGTCGTTTCGGCCGCTTCCTCGCAGCCACGACCACCGCCGCCCTCGCCCTCTCCCTCGCTCCGGCCGCCCTGGCCCAGGACAACACCGTCGAGTTCTCGGTGTCCAACATCACCGACTTCCACGGCCGTCTCGCGGAGGATGACTACAACAAGGAGATGGGCGCCGCACTCATCGCCGGCCTCAACAACACGATCAACGGTGACGAGAACGTCTTCACCACCTCCGGTGACAACGTCGGTGGTTCCGCGTTCATCTCCGCGATCACCGACGACGAGTACACCATCGACTTCCTCAACGCCGCCGGAGTCGAGGCCTCCGCAGTGGGCAACCACGAGTTCGACCAGGGCCAGGACGACCTCCTGAACCGCATCATCCCGAACTCCGACTTCCCGATCCTCGGCGCCAACGTCTACAAGGAGGACGACACCCGTCTCCTGAACGCGTCCACCGTCATCGAGAAGAACGGCGTGAAGATCGGCTTCGTCGGCACCGTCGCCACCACCACCGCCGACAAGGTCTCTCCGGCCGGCATCGCGGGCCTGGAGTTCCGTGACCCGATCGCCGAGACCAACGCCGAGGCGCAGCGCCTGAAGGACTCCGGCGAGGCCGACGTCGTCATCGCCCTGTTCCACGAGGACGCCGCCCGCTACGTCGACGGCTTCGACGAGACCTACGTCGACTTCCTCTTCGGTGGTGACTCCCACCAGCAGTACGCCGTCGCCGACGCGCCGCTCCCGTACGCTCAGTCCCTGGAGTACGGCAAGGTCCTCACCGACGTCGACTTCACCTTCAACACCGACACCAAGACCATCGACAGCATCGCCATCAAGCAGTACGACTACGCTGCGGTCGAGGAACTCGGAATCGAAGAGGATCCGGAAGTGGCTCAGATCGTCGCCGAGGCCAAGGCCCAGGCCGACGTCATCGGCGAGGAAGTCATCGCCACCATCGACAACTCCTTCTACCGCGGCTCCAACGCCGATGCGGACGCGGGATCGAACCGCGGTGTCGAGTCAACCCTCAACCACCTGATCGCCGAGGCACAGCGTGCCTCCCTCGGTGCCCTCCTGGGCCAGGAGATCCAGATCGGCTTCATGAACGCCGGCGGCGTCCGCGCGGATCTGCCGGCCGGCGAGGTCACCTACGCCGACGTGGTCACCATCCAGCCGTTCGGCAACGAGGTCTCGGTCGCCACGATGACCGGACAGGCCGTCCTGGACACCCTGGAGAACCAGTGGAAGCCCGGCGGCGAGCGTCCGCGCCTGGCGCTGGGTGTCTCCGAGGGCTTCACCTACACCTACGACCCGGCTGCCGAGCAGGGCGAGCGGATCATCGACGCCCGCCTGAACGGCGAGCCGATCGATCCGAACGCCGACTACACCGTCGCCGCCTCCACCTTCCTCTTCGAGGGTGGTGACGGCCTGATCAACCCGGACGATGTCCGCAACATCAACCTGGTCGGCTACATGGACGTCCAGGCTCTCATCGACTACCTGAAGGCCAACGAGTCCGTCGAGCCGCGCCTCAAGCAGTCCGACATCGCTGTCACCGTCGAGGAGGGCGAGCTCGTTACCGGCGAGACCGTCACCCTGAACCTGGCCTCCCTGAACTACTCCACCGCCGGCGAGCCGATCGCCGAGAACGTCACCGTGGCGCTGGGCACCACCGAGGTCACCGCGGCGATCGACAACGACTTCTCCCAGATCACCACCGGTCTGGGCGAGCACGGCACCGCCACCGTGGAACTGGTTGTTCCCGAGGGTGAGTGGACCCTCGCCGACCTGGTCATCACCACGGACGCTAAGCAGGTTGCCGCCCCGACCCCGCCGGCTGACAAGAATGGCGGTTCCGCCGAGTCGTCCTTCGGTTCCGCCAAGTCCTCCCTGGGCTCCGCCAAGTCCTCCCTCTCCTCCGTCGGCAGCTCCCGCTAG
- a CDS encoding RelA/SpoT family protein: MTDRSRQRSNVGVRSMSARLARSLTGSRVKTNPVLDPLLSIHRQFHPRADAELLSRAYELAETLHEGVFRKSGDPYITHPLAVATIAAEIGMDTTTLVAALLHDTVEDTDYSLEQLTDDFGSEVARLVDGVTKLDKVALGAAAEAETIRKMIVAMAQDPRVLVIKVADRLHNMRTMRFLPPEKQAKKARQTLEVIAPLAHRLGMASVKWELEDLSFAILYPKKYDEIVRLVADRAPSRDRALKEIVTQVTTALRENNIDAEVMGRPKHYWSIYQKMIVRGRDFDEIFDLVGIRILVDNVNNCYAAIGVVHSLYSALPGRFKDYISSPRFGVYQSLHTTVMALQGRPLEVQVRTHEMHYNAEFGVAAHWRYKESKGSHKGDRDEVDQMAWMRQLLDWQKEAADPNEFLDSLRYDLTAKQIFVFTPKGDVVNLPAESTPVDFAYAVHTEVGHRCIGAKVNGKLVALESTLKSGDRVEVFTSKDQNAGPSRDWQDFVVSPRAKAKIRQWFAKERREEHLEAGRDALAAEVQRGGLPMHRLFTAQSMKTVATQLHYPDVDALYTAIGAGSVSAHHVANQLMAAFGDQDDAVDALAARTPISEIISSRARATDSESGTGVLVEGSPDVMAKMAKCCQPVPGDEIFGFVTRGGGVSVHRADCTNAEKLRTEPERLIDVAWATSGAAGGAFAATLQMEALDRQGLLFEITRVFSDQKLSVMSMNSHASDDHVATIRMTFSVSDTKQLGQLLTTLRNTEGVFDVYRVTA; encoded by the coding sequence ATGACCGACCGTTCCCGCCAGCGTTCCAACGTCGGCGTGCGCAGCATGTCCGCCCGGCTGGCCCGGTCGCTGACCGGCAGCCGGGTGAAGACGAACCCGGTGCTCGACCCGCTGCTGTCCATCCACCGGCAGTTCCACCCGCGTGCCGACGCCGAGCTGCTCTCCCGCGCCTACGAGCTCGCGGAGACGCTCCACGAGGGGGTGTTCCGCAAGTCCGGGGACCCCTACATCACGCATCCGCTGGCGGTGGCGACCATCGCCGCGGAGATCGGCATGGACACCACCACGCTGGTGGCGGCCCTGCTGCACGACACCGTCGAGGACACCGACTACTCCCTGGAGCAGCTCACCGACGACTTCGGCTCGGAGGTGGCCCGTCTCGTCGACGGCGTGACCAAGCTCGACAAGGTCGCCCTCGGGGCGGCGGCGGAGGCGGAGACCATCCGCAAGATGATCGTCGCGATGGCGCAGGACCCGCGCGTCCTGGTGATCAAGGTCGCCGACCGTCTGCACAACATGCGGACCATGCGTTTCCTCCCGCCGGAGAAGCAGGCGAAGAAGGCACGGCAGACCCTCGAGGTCATCGCCCCGCTGGCGCACCGCCTGGGCATGGCGAGTGTCAAGTGGGAGCTGGAGGACCTGTCCTTCGCCATCCTCTACCCGAAGAAGTACGACGAGATCGTCCGGCTCGTGGCCGACCGCGCCCCCTCCCGGGACCGTGCGCTCAAGGAGATCGTCACCCAGGTGACCACGGCCCTGCGCGAGAACAACATCGACGCCGAGGTCATGGGACGCCCGAAGCACTACTGGTCGATCTACCAGAAGATGATCGTCCGGGGCCGCGACTTCGACGAGATCTTCGACCTCGTGGGCATCCGCATCCTGGTGGACAACGTCAACAACTGCTACGCCGCCATCGGTGTCGTCCACTCCCTGTACTCGGCGCTGCCGGGACGTTTCAAGGACTACATCTCCTCGCCGCGCTTCGGCGTCTACCAGTCGCTGCACACCACGGTCATGGCTCTGCAGGGTCGCCCGCTGGAGGTGCAGGTGCGCACCCACGAGATGCACTACAACGCGGAGTTCGGCGTCGCCGCGCACTGGCGCTACAAGGAGTCGAAGGGCTCCCACAAGGGCGACCGCGACGAGGTCGACCAGATGGCGTGGATGCGTCAGCTGCTCGACTGGCAGAAGGAGGCCGCGGACCCCAACGAGTTCCTCGACTCCCTGCGCTACGACCTCACGGCCAAGCAGATCTTCGTGTTCACCCCCAAGGGTGACGTGGTCAACCTGCCGGCCGAGTCCACGCCGGTGGACTTCGCCTACGCGGTGCACACCGAGGTCGGCCACCGCTGCATCGGCGCCAAGGTCAACGGCAAGCTCGTGGCCCTGGAGTCCACGCTGAAGTCCGGCGACCGCGTCGAGGTGTTCACCTCCAAGGACCAGAACGCCGGGCCCTCCCGTGACTGGCAGGACTTCGTGGTCTCGCCGCGGGCGAAGGCGAAGATCCGGCAGTGGTTCGCCAAGGAGCGCCGCGAGGAGCACCTCGAGGCCGGCCGCGACGCCCTCGCCGCGGAGGTCCAGCGCGGCGGCCTGCCGATGCACCGCCTGTTCACCGCGCAGTCGATGAAGACGGTGGCCACGCAGCTGCACTACCCGGACGTCGACGCCCTGTACACGGCCATCGGCGCGGGCAGCGTGTCAGCCCACCACGTGGCGAACCAGCTCATGGCCGCGTTCGGCGACCAGGATGACGCCGTCGACGCGCTGGCCGCCCGCACCCCGATCTCGGAGATCATCAGCTCCCGGGCCCGGGCGACGGATTCCGAGTCCGGCACCGGCGTGCTCGTCGAGGGCAGCCCGGACGTCATGGCGAAGATGGCCAAGTGCTGCCAGCCGGTGCCCGGCGACGAGATTTTCGGTTTCGTCACCCGCGGCGGGGGAGTGTCGGTGCACCGCGCCGACTGCACCAACGCCGAGAAGCTGCGCACCGAGCCGGAACGCCTCATCGACGTCGCGTGGGCGACCTCCGGGGCCGCGGGCGGGGCCTTCGCCGCGACCCTCCAGATGGAGGCGCTTGACCGGCAGGGCCTGCTCTTCGAGATCACCCGCGTGTTCAGTGACCAGAAGCTGTCGGTGATGTCGATGAACTCGCACGCCTCGGACGACCATGTCGCGACGATCCGGATGACGTTCTCGGTCTCGGACACCAAGCAGCTGGGGCAGTTGCTCACGACGCTGCGTAACACGGAGGGCGTGTTCGACGTCTACCGCGTCACCGCCTGA
- a CDS encoding adenine phosphoribosyltransferase, whose translation MAQQTQTSRYGSAREALAARIRYVQDWPAEGVLFEDLTPVLADADAFQLVVDELADACERLGAQMIGGLDARGFLLGSAVAYKLGLGILAIRKKGKLPPPVVSEEYALEYGSAALEVPADGQELEGLRIVLVDDVLATGGTLVAARSLIEQCGGEVVGNVVVLEVAELGGRERLADLPLVVINE comes from the coding sequence GTGGCTCAGCAGACGCAGACGAGTAGATACGGCAGCGCCCGCGAGGCGCTCGCCGCCCGCATCCGTTACGTGCAGGACTGGCCGGCGGAAGGGGTTCTCTTCGAGGACCTCACCCCGGTGCTCGCCGACGCCGACGCGTTCCAGCTCGTCGTCGATGAGCTCGCCGACGCCTGCGAGCGCCTCGGCGCCCAGATGATCGGCGGGCTCGACGCCCGCGGCTTCCTCCTGGGCTCGGCCGTCGCCTACAAGCTGGGCCTCGGCATCCTGGCGATCCGGAAGAAGGGCAAGCTGCCGCCGCCGGTCGTCAGCGAGGAGTACGCCCTCGAGTACGGCAGCGCCGCGCTGGAGGTCCCCGCCGACGGGCAGGAACTGGAGGGCCTCAGGATCGTGCTTGTCGACGACGTCCTGGCCACCGGCGGCACCCTCGTCGCCGCCCGCAGCCTCATCGAGCAGTGCGGTGGCGAGGTCGTCGGCAATGTCGTGGTCCTGGAGGTGGCGGAACTCGGTGGGCGCGAGCGCCTGGCGGATCTGCCGTTGGTGGTGATCAACGAATGA
- a CDS encoding ABC transporter substrate-binding protein → MAIRQLVGVTVAVLTTLSLVACSGGPADGTGEEPAAVQSTDFFGYLVDTPLLTTNAGSEVGSSSNTEALSGRLYPAVFVPGPSGQMIPNTDLVTTQVLPGANRQVVYTLTENARYSDGVPVTCTDFLLHYKAGVHAGLFGSHLPQTREVLRLDCEPGQKRFTVVFNENSGGRWRHLFGPGTVLPSHAVAAKAGLSEHELHTALATDDWVTLSEVAPVWRDGFDLDAFDPQLQVTSGPFVIDRVGEQGEVVLVPNEHYYGDAPNLRTIVVWPGGTDPRQLDEAGALRIADIRRGQQDFVDRDDPTNTLTIEERVGDLTDTLVLANAGVLGSPWARQAFAACVDQRAVAAESSRVSGIEVPPVGLHSLQHNDPLAPLLADVAEGHLGTDLTRAQGLWGTTVRIGYAGPNERKAAMVEAIRASCEPAGVTVVDASAEAGTLADLSRLVTGQWGGQVLREGTLDAVLLAVDPLAEVGSASARANALADLRAEEEKLWEEVPGIPLSAQPRRFVIDRTVGNVVVYTGMAGIGWNMDRWLSEDDGGSADADE, encoded by the coding sequence GTGGCGATTCGGCAGTTGGTGGGGGTGACGGTCGCCGTGCTCACCACGCTCAGCCTGGTGGCCTGCTCCGGTGGGCCCGCGGACGGGACGGGGGAGGAACCGGCGGCGGTGCAGAGCACCGACTTCTTCGGTTACCTGGTGGACACGCCGCTGCTCACGACGAACGCCGGCAGCGAGGTGGGGTCTTCCTCGAACACGGAGGCGTTGTCGGGGCGTCTGTACCCGGCGGTCTTCGTGCCCGGCCCCTCCGGGCAGATGATCCCCAACACCGACCTGGTCACCACGCAGGTGCTGCCGGGCGCCAACCGGCAGGTCGTGTACACCCTGACGGAGAACGCCCGTTACTCGGACGGCGTGCCCGTCACCTGCACGGACTTCCTCCTCCACTACAAGGCCGGGGTCCACGCCGGGCTCTTCGGCTCCCACCTCCCGCAGACCCGTGAGGTGCTGCGACTGGACTGTGAGCCGGGGCAGAAGCGTTTCACCGTGGTGTTCAACGAGAACTCGGGTGGCCGTTGGCGGCACCTCTTCGGCCCCGGCACGGTGCTGCCCTCCCATGCGGTGGCGGCGAAGGCGGGGCTCAGCGAGCACGAGCTGCACACCGCCCTGGCCACGGATGACTGGGTCACCCTCTCTGAGGTCGCGCCGGTGTGGCGGGACGGCTTCGACCTGGACGCCTTCGACCCGCAGCTGCAGGTGACGTCCGGCCCCTTCGTCATCGACAGGGTGGGGGAGCAGGGCGAGGTGGTCCTCGTCCCCAACGAGCACTACTACGGTGACGCCCCGAACCTGCGGACCATCGTGGTGTGGCCCGGCGGCACCGACCCGCGGCAGCTCGACGAGGCCGGTGCGCTCCGCATCGCCGACATCCGCCGTGGTCAGCAGGACTTCGTCGACCGGGATGACCCGACCAACACGCTGACCATCGAGGAACGCGTCGGCGACCTCACCGACACCCTGGTCCTCGCCAACGCCGGGGTCCTGGGCAGTCCGTGGGCCCGGCAGGCCTTCGCCGCGTGCGTCGATCAGCGGGCCGTCGCTGCGGAGTCCTCGCGGGTGAGTGGCATCGAGGTGCCGCCCGTCGGCCTGCACTCCCTGCAGCACAACGACCCTCTGGCCCCGCTGCTCGCCGACGTGGCGGAGGGCCACCTGGGCACGGACCTCACCCGCGCCCAGGGACTGTGGGGCACCACCGTGCGCATCGGCTACGCCGGCCCCAACGAGCGGAAGGCGGCGATGGTCGAGGCCATCCGCGCCTCCTGCGAACCGGCGGGCGTCACGGTCGTCGACGCCTCCGCGGAGGCCGGTACCCTGGCGGACCTCTCCCGTCTGGTCACGGGACAGTGGGGCGGGCAGGTCCTGCGCGAGGGGACCCTCGACGCGGTGCTTCTCGCGGTGGATCCGCTGGCGGAGGTCGGTTCGGCGTCGGCCCGCGCGAATGCGTTGGCGGACCTCCGGGCGGAGGAGGAGAAGCTCTGGGAAGAGGTGCCGGGCATCCCCCTGTCCGCCCAGCCCCGCCGATTCGTGATCGACCGCACAGTGGGTAACGTAGTGGTGTACACAGGTATGGCCGGTATCGGCTGGAACATGGACCGATGGCTAAGCGAGGACGACGGTGGCTCAGCAGACGCAGACGAGTAG
- the secF gene encoding protein translocase subunit SecF: protein MSKGTFSRLYTGEGGVDFIGRSRLWYWITAALLVVSIAAIGIRGFDLSIDFEGGTKMNMPAAELTVDEVEETFVDATGVTPTLTQIVGAGDSRILEINSERLTTEQVDAARAAIFEEHQPLDAQGRPSPDAIGDSTVSESWGSTITKRMLIAMAVFLGLAFLYIAFRLEKEMAAAAMLALLVDGILIAGIYALFGFEVSPASVIGLLTVLSFSIYDTVIVFDKVRENTAGYLSSRRSTYGEEANLAVNQTVMRSISTSVISALPIVALMIVAVWLMGVGTLKDLALIQLIGVVEGIFSSIFLATPILVGLMNRRKDTKRHNQEVADYRAGRSGEAGEDGALVDAAPATPHRTVSGPDAPGVGSTWRPDRR from the coding sequence ATGAGCAAGGGCACGTTCAGCCGTCTGTACACCGGTGAGGGCGGCGTCGACTTCATCGGCCGTTCCCGTCTCTGGTACTGGATCACCGCAGCGCTGCTGGTCGTCTCGATCGCGGCGATCGGCATCCGCGGTTTCGACCTCAGCATCGACTTCGAGGGCGGCACCAAGATGAACATGCCGGCCGCGGAACTCACGGTCGACGAGGTCGAGGAGACCTTCGTCGACGCCACCGGCGTCACCCCGACCCTCACCCAGATCGTCGGTGCCGGTGACTCCCGCATCCTGGAGATCAACTCCGAGCGCCTGACCACCGAGCAGGTCGACGCCGCCCGCGCCGCGATCTTCGAGGAGCACCAGCCGCTCGACGCGCAGGGCCGCCCCTCGCCGGACGCGATCGGTGACTCCACCGTCTCCGAGTCGTGGGGCTCGACGATCACCAAGCGCATGCTCATCGCGATGGCCGTGTTCCTCGGCCTGGCGTTCCTCTACATCGCCTTCCGCCTGGAGAAGGAGATGGCGGCGGCCGCCATGCTCGCGCTGCTTGTCGACGGCATCCTCATCGCCGGCATCTACGCCCTCTTCGGCTTCGAGGTGTCCCCGGCGTCCGTCATCGGTCTGCTCACGGTGCTGTCCTTCTCGATCTACGACACGGTCATCGTGTTCGACAAGGTCCGTGAGAACACGGCCGGCTACCTCAGTTCCCGACGCTCCACGTACGGGGAGGAGGCGAACCTGGCGGTCAACCAGACCGTCATGCGTTCCATCTCGACCTCCGTCATCTCCGCCCTGCCGATCGTCGCCCTGATGATCGTCGCGGTGTGGCTGATGGGCGTCGGCACGCTCAAGGACCTGGCGCTCATCCAGCTCATCGGCGTCGTCGAGGGCATCTTCTCCTCGATCTTCCTGGCCACCCCGATCCTGGTGGGCCTGATGAACCGCCGCAAGGACACGAAGCGGCACAACCAGGAGGTCGCGGACTACCGTGCCGGCCGCTCCGGGGAGGCCGGGGAGGACGGAGCGCTTGTCGACGCCGCCCCCGCGACCCCGCACCGCACGGTGTCCGGCCCGGACGCCCCCGGCGTGGGCAGCACCTGGCGCCCCGACCGGCGCTGA
- the secD gene encoding protein translocase subunit SecD — MSVTTRREKPGAQRAWPKRALALFALILAVVWALVLFTGDRQASPKLGIDLQGGTRVTLVPQGQEPTADQLAQARTILENRVNGMGVSGASVVTDGNTLVITVPGEDTSQARSVGQTSQLLFRPVEFPANPDNEALTGTLGEMANRWVELGVVTKEEAESSMRLILDAFNQQLPEGTDPVEAPEVTATPLPEPANSIEATERRQQITDQLRADRQSTDPTVQAAATTLLRCDSETDPLAGSDEPHLPLVTCDAGSGQVYLLGPAPLLSGVTDEDGPRLTGNEIDTSRAITGGFNPQSGQMEINFAFKTDGPNSGSQTWAELTQQYLQQQVAITLDSRIISAPVIQSATPFGSGTSITGSFTQEEAAELANNLRYGALPLSFAGEDGEPGGTAQSVPASLGVASLQAGLIAGVVGLILVAIFVFAYYRLFGFISLVTLFTAGLLVYGSLILLGRWIGYSLDLSGVAGLIIGIGTTADSFVVFYERVKDEVREGRTFRSAAQHGWDRAKRTIVTGNMVTLIGAVVIYFLAVGEVKGFAFTLGLTTVFDLVVTFLVTAPLMLLAARKPFFAKPSVNGMGKVFELAAQNRREARDTTAPALVATASTEEK, encoded by the coding sequence TTGTCCGTCACAACCCGACGCGAAAAGCCGGGGGCCCAACGGGCCTGGCCGAAGCGCGCGCTCGCGCTGTTCGCCCTCATTCTCGCTGTGGTCTGGGCGCTGGTCCTGTTCACGGGTGACCGGCAGGCGAGCCCGAAGCTGGGCATCGACCTGCAGGGCGGCACCCGCGTGACGCTCGTCCCGCAGGGGCAGGAGCCGACCGCGGACCAGCTCGCGCAGGCCCGCACGATCCTGGAGAACCGTGTCAACGGCATGGGTGTCTCGGGTGCCAGCGTCGTCACCGACGGCAACACCCTGGTGATCACGGTGCCGGGCGAGGACACCTCGCAGGCGCGTTCCGTGGGTCAGACCTCCCAGCTGCTGTTCCGCCCGGTCGAGTTCCCCGCGAACCCGGACAATGAGGCGCTGACCGGCACCCTGGGGGAGATGGCCAACCGCTGGGTCGAGCTCGGCGTGGTGACGAAGGAGGAGGCGGAGTCCTCCATGCGACTCATCCTCGATGCCTTCAACCAGCAGCTGCCGGAGGGCACCGACCCGGTGGAGGCACCGGAGGTCACGGCCACGCCGCTGCCGGAGCCGGCGAACTCGATCGAGGCGACGGAGCGTCGTCAGCAGATCACCGACCAGCTGCGCGCCGACCGTCAGTCGACGGACCCGACCGTCCAGGCGGCGGCCACCACCCTGCTGCGCTGTGACTCGGAGACCGACCCGCTGGCCGGCTCCGATGAGCCGCACCTGCCGCTGGTGACCTGTGACGCAGGTTCCGGCCAGGTCTACCTCCTGGGTCCGGCCCCGCTGCTGTCGGGCGTGACCGACGAGGACGGCCCGCGACTGACCGGCAACGAGATCGACACCTCGCGTGCCATCACCGGTGGTTTCAACCCGCAGTCCGGTCAGATGGAGATCAACTTCGCCTTCAAGACCGACGGCCCGAACTCCGGTTCCCAGACCTGGGCCGAGCTGACCCAGCAGTACCTGCAGCAGCAGGTCGCCATCACCCTGGACTCGCGCATCATCTCGGCGCCGGTCATCCAGTCGGCGACGCCCTTCGGCTCGGGTACGTCCATCACGGGCAGCTTCACGCAGGAGGAGGCCGCGGAGCTGGCCAACAACCTGCGCTACGGTGCGCTGCCGCTGTCCTTCGCCGGTGAGGACGGGGAGCCGGGCGGCACCGCCCAGTCCGTCCCCGCGTCCCTGGGTGTCGCCTCCCTGCAGGCCGGCCTCATCGCCGGCGTGGTCGGTCTCATCCTGGTGGCGATCTTCGTGTTCGCCTACTACCGCCTCTTCGGCTTCATCTCCCTGGTGACGCTGTTCACCGCGGGTCTGCTGGTCTACGGTTCCCTCATCCTGCTGGGCCGCTGGATCGGCTACTCGCTGGACCTGTCCGGTGTCGCCGGCCTGATCATCGGTATCGGCACCACGGCCGACTCCTTCGTCGTGTTCTACGAGCGCGTCAAGGATGAGGTCCGTGAGGGCCGTACCTTCCGTTCCGCCGCCCAGCACGGTTGGGACCGTGCGAAGCGCACCATCGTCACGGGCAACATGGTCACCCTCATCGGTGCCGTGGTCATCTACTTCCTCGCCGTCGGCGAGGTCAAGGGCTTCGCGTTCACGCTGGGCCTGACCACGGTCTTCGACCTGGTGGTGACCTTCCTGGTGACCGCCCCGCTCATGCTGCTGGCGGCGCGCAAGCCGTTCTTCGCCAAGCCCTCCGTCAACGGCATGGGCAAGGTCTTCGAGCTGGCGGCGCAGAATCGTCGGGAAGCACGCGACACCACCGCCCCGGCCCTCGTGGCCACCGCATCCACGGAGGAGAAGTAG
- the yajC gene encoding preprotein translocase subunit YajC produces MDLLLLLLVIAVFILPSFLMMRSQRRRQAELQTMQSALGAGDRVVTVAGIHGTIVTARETQVEVEIAPGVVVTMDRIAIMRQATPEDLGAVTGTTPAPGGQIGYQHPEQQHPENRTDYPDFPDHPENR; encoded by the coding sequence ATGGACCTACTTCTTCTCCTCCTGGTGATCGCCGTCTTCATCCTGCCGTCCTTCCTCATGATGCGCAGCCAGCGTCGACGTCAGGCCGAACTGCAGACCATGCAGTCCGCGCTGGGTGCCGGCGACCGTGTCGTCACTGTCGCGGGCATCCACGGCACGATCGTCACCGCCCGTGAGACCCAGGTCGAGGTCGAGATCGCCCCCGGCGTCGTGGTCACCATGGACCGCATCGCCATCATGCGGCAGGCCACCCCGGAGGACCTCGGTGCCGTCACCGGCACCACCCCGGCCCCGGGCGGGCAGATCGGCTACCAGCACCCGGAGCAGCAGCACCCGGAGAACAGGACCGACTACCCGGATTTCCCGGACCACCCGGAGAACCGCTAG